The following are from one region of the Melaminivora suipulveris genome:
- the glmS gene encoding glutamine--fructose-6-phosphate transaminase (isomerizing): protein MCGIVGAVSQRNIVPILVQGLQRLEYRGYDSCGVAVQGQSLPGTGSAGLVRARSTARVAELMAQVEHTGLRAGTGIAHTRWATHGAPQVHNAHPHFSHGPGVAPAEAERPGRVALVHNGIIENHEALRAELEQRGYVFSSQTDTEVIAHLVDSLYDGDLFAAVRAAVARLHGAFAIAVLYRDEPHRVVGARAGSPLVLGVGEGGTELFLASDAMALAGVTDQIVYLEEGDLVDLQLGRYWITGADGQPLDAAARPVRTVLAHSGAAELGPYRHYMQKEIFEQPRAIADTLEGVQGIVPELFDGANAAAWRVFKNIDKVLILACGTSYYSGLVARYWLEDIAAIPTQVEVASEYRYRTSVPDPRTLVVTISQSGETADTLAALRHAKKLGMQHTLTVCNVATSAMVRECELAYITRAGVEVGVASTKAFTTQLAGLFLLTLALAQSRGRLSEEQEAQHLQALRHLPVALQGVLALEPLLISWAEDFARKENALFLGRGLHYPIALEGALKLKEISYIHAEAYPAGELKHGPLALVTDQMPVVTVAPNDQLLEKLKSNIQEVRARGGVLYVLADADTRIASSEGIHVIRMPEHYGVLSPLLHVVPLQLLAYHTACARGTDVDKPRNLAKSVTVE, encoded by the coding sequence ATGTGCGGCATCGTCGGCGCAGTGTCCCAGCGCAACATCGTTCCCATCCTGGTGCAGGGCCTGCAGCGCCTGGAGTACCGGGGCTATGACTCCTGCGGCGTGGCGGTGCAGGGCCAGAGCCTGCCCGGCACCGGCAGCGCCGGCCTGGTGCGCGCGCGCAGCACGGCGCGCGTGGCCGAGCTGATGGCGCAGGTCGAGCACACCGGCCTGCGGGCCGGCACCGGCATCGCCCACACGCGCTGGGCCACGCACGGCGCGCCACAGGTGCACAACGCGCACCCGCATTTCAGCCACGGCCCAGGCGTGGCGCCGGCCGAGGCCGAGCGCCCCGGCCGCGTGGCCCTGGTGCACAACGGCATCATCGAAAACCACGAAGCCCTGCGCGCCGAGCTGGAGCAGCGCGGCTACGTGTTCTCCAGTCAGACCGACACCGAAGTCATCGCCCACCTGGTCGACAGCCTGTATGACGGCGACCTGTTCGCCGCCGTGCGCGCGGCGGTTGCACGGCTGCACGGCGCCTTTGCCATCGCCGTGCTGTACCGCGACGAGCCGCACCGCGTGGTCGGCGCGCGCGCCGGCTCGCCGCTGGTGCTGGGCGTTGGCGAGGGCGGCACCGAGCTGTTCCTGGCCAGCGACGCCATGGCTTTGGCCGGCGTGACCGATCAGATCGTCTATCTGGAGGAGGGCGACCTGGTGGATCTGCAACTGGGTCGCTACTGGATCACCGGCGCCGACGGCCAGCCGCTGGACGCCGCTGCGCGCCCGGTGCGCACCGTGCTCGCGCACAGTGGCGCGGCCGAGCTGGGCCCGTACCGGCATTACATGCAAAAGGAGATTTTCGAGCAGCCGCGCGCCATCGCCGACACGCTGGAGGGCGTCCAGGGCATCGTGCCCGAGCTGTTCGACGGCGCGAACGCTGCCGCCTGGCGCGTGTTCAAAAACATCGACAAGGTGCTGATCCTGGCCTGCGGCACCAGCTACTACAGCGGCCTGGTGGCGCGCTATTGGCTGGAGGACATCGCCGCCATCCCCACACAGGTCGAGGTGGCCAGCGAATACCGCTACCGCACCAGCGTGCCCGATCCGCGCACCTTGGTGGTCACCATCAGCCAATCGGGCGAGACGGCCGACACCCTGGCCGCCCTGCGCCACGCGAAGAAGCTGGGCATGCAGCACACGCTCACCGTCTGCAACGTGGCCACCAGCGCCATGGTGCGCGAGTGCGAGCTGGCCTACATCACCCGCGCCGGCGTCGAGGTCGGCGTGGCCTCGACCAAGGCTTTCACCACCCAGTTGGCCGGTCTGTTTTTACTGACCCTGGCGCTGGCGCAATCGCGCGGGCGCCTGAGCGAAGAACAGGAAGCGCAGCACCTGCAGGCCCTGCGCCACCTGCCAGTGGCGCTGCAGGGCGTGCTGGCGCTGGAGCCGCTGCTCATCAGCTGGGCCGAAGACTTCGCGCGCAAGGAAAACGCCCTGTTCCTCGGCCGCGGCCTGCACTACCCGATCGCGCTGGAGGGCGCCTTAAAGCTCAAGGAGATCAGCTACATCCACGCCGAGGCATACCCTGCGGGCGAGCTCAAGCACGGCCCGCTGGCGCTGGTCACCGACCAGATGCCGGTGGTGACGGTGGCGCCCAACGACCAGTTGCTGGAAAAGCTCAAGAGCAACATCCAGGAGGTGCGCGCGCGCGGCGGCGTGCTGTACGTGCTGGCCGACGCCGACACGCGCATCGCCAGCAGCGAGGGCATCCACGTCATCCGCATGCCCGAGCATTACGGCGTGCTGTCGCCGCTGTTGCACGTCGTGCCGCTGCAACTGCTGGCGTATCACACGGCCTGCGCGCGCGGGACGGATGTGGACAAGCCCCGAAATCTCGCCAAAAGCGTGACGGTCGAATGA
- a CDS encoding Lrp/AsnC family transcriptional regulator, whose product MESNITLDQLDLQLLDQLQRDASPSNQTLAERLGVSPATCLRRVRRLHESGLIERQVAIIQPDRLAQAQGHGLAVIAEVSLDRQGAEHLDAFEGRAVAESAVQQCWRVSPGPDFVLVAHVADMPQWLALSQRLFTQDANVRNVRAFFATRRAKFGTELPLVGVE is encoded by the coding sequence ATGGAATCAAACATCACACTGGACCAGCTCGATTTGCAGCTCTTGGACCAGCTGCAGCGCGACGCATCGCCCAGCAATCAGACCTTGGCCGAACGGTTGGGCGTCTCCCCCGCCACCTGCCTGCGCCGTGTGCGCCGCCTGCATGAGAGCGGCCTGATCGAGAGGCAGGTGGCCATCATCCAGCCCGACCGCCTGGCGCAGGCGCAGGGCCATGGCTTGGCGGTCATCGCCGAGGTCTCGCTGGACCGCCAGGGCGCCGAGCATCTGGACGCCTTCGAGGGCCGCGCCGTTGCCGAGTCCGCCGTGCAGCAGTGCTGGCGCGTCTCGCCGGGGCCGGACTTCGTGCTGGTGGCGCACGTGGCCGACATGCCGCAGTGGCTGGCCTTGTCGCAGCGCCTGTTCACCCAGGACGCCAACGTGCGCAACGTGCGCGCCTTTTTCGCCACCCGGCGCGCCAAATTCGGCACAGAACTGCCGTTAGTCGGCGTGGAATAA
- a CDS encoding DnaJ C-terminal domain-containing protein: MEFKDYYKTLGVERDATADDIKKAFRKLARKYHPDVSKEPDAAARMAEVNEANTVLSDPEKRAAYDQLGRSAPHGAGQGFRPPPNWDAGFEFTGGPEGAQGMDSAQFSDFFEELFGRARHARHGGMGDGAHEGRTREQRGSDHHARIELDLQDAYHGAERTLSLRGARLDEQGHLVQEDRQLQVTIPKGVREGQLIRLAGQGSPGLGSAPAGDLFLEVQFKPDARWRAEGRDVYQSVPVAPWEGELGGPIHVTTPGGQTVEVTVPARWKSGRKLRLKERGIPAATPGDLYLELHVALPPATTEAQQRAWRDLARAYPSFNPRGTQGG; the protein is encoded by the coding sequence ATGGAGTTCAAGGATTACTACAAGACGCTCGGCGTGGAGCGCGACGCGACGGCCGACGACATCAAGAAGGCCTTCCGCAAGCTGGCGCGCAAATACCACCCGGACGTGAGCAAGGAGCCCGACGCGGCCGCGCGCATGGCCGAGGTCAACGAGGCCAACACCGTGCTGTCCGATCCGGAAAAGCGCGCCGCCTACGACCAGCTAGGCCGCAGCGCGCCGCACGGCGCCGGCCAGGGTTTTCGCCCGCCGCCGAACTGGGACGCCGGCTTCGAATTCACCGGCGGCCCCGAGGGCGCGCAGGGCATGGACAGCGCCCAGTTCAGCGATTTCTTCGAGGAGCTGTTCGGCCGCGCCCGGCATGCGCGTCATGGCGGCATGGGCGATGGCGCGCACGAGGGCCGTACCCGCGAGCAGCGCGGCAGCGATCACCACGCGCGCATCGAACTGGACCTGCAGGACGCCTACCACGGCGCCGAGCGCACGCTGAGCCTGCGCGGCGCGCGTCTGGACGAGCAAGGCCATCTGGTCCAGGAGGATCGCCAGTTGCAGGTGACCATCCCCAAGGGCGTGCGCGAGGGCCAGCTGATCCGCCTGGCCGGCCAGGGCAGTCCCGGCCTGGGCAGTGCGCCGGCGGGCGACCTGTTCCTGGAGGTGCAGTTCAAGCCCGACGCGCGCTGGCGTGCCGAGGGGCGCGACGTCTACCAGAGCGTGCCCGTCGCGCCCTGGGAGGGCGAGCTGGGCGGCCCCATCCACGTCACCACGCCCGGCGGCCAGACGGTGGAGGTCACCGTGCCGGCGCGCTGGAAGAGCGGGCGCAAGCTGCGCCTGAAAGAGCGCGGCATCCCCGCCGCCACGCCAGGCGACCTGTATCTGGAGCTGCACGTCGCCCTGCCACCGGCCACCACCGAGGCGCAGCAGCGGGCCTGGCGCGACCTGGCGCGTGCCTATCCGTCCTTCAACCCCCGCGGCACGCAAGGAGGCTGA
- a CDS encoding chaperone modulator CbpM yields the protein MAAHKFLDNALAELIDEHARLTLEDLARSCCMAPGWVTERLEAGLLQGEHSGGRWVFTSTSVVRARRLARLESTFDADPQLAGLTTDLIEEVNALRQRLQRLETQLGAAAAQD from the coding sequence ATGGCTGCACACAAGTTTCTGGACAACGCCCTGGCCGAGCTGATCGACGAACACGCCCGGCTCACGCTGGAGGACCTGGCACGCTCGTGCTGCATGGCGCCCGGCTGGGTCACCGAACGGCTGGAGGCCGGGCTGTTGCAAGGCGAGCACTCGGGCGGGCGCTGGGTGTTCACCAGCACCTCCGTGGTGCGCGCACGGCGCCTGGCGCGGCTGGAGTCGACCTTCGACGCCGACCCGCAGCTGGCCGGCCTGACCACGGATCTGATCGAGGAGGTCAACGCCCTGCGCCAGCGCCTGCAGCGCCTGGAGACACAGCTGGGCGCGGCAGCGGCGCAAGACTAA
- a CDS encoding sensor histidine kinase, whose amino-acid sequence MSAAATPASGANADAETDALAQAQRQIAEMAAAQEAFMRRVVHDLGAPLRHVTSYGALVRELLGELQQPPAQVAEALECVATMEQSARRMAAMLEGLRAIAEVTRAPLRCAAVDPAALAQQARAQLEGRVAGRAVQWAIQERMPSVQADPALLRSVFEQLLDNALKFSRSRDPARIQVAAEVQGSHVRITVQDNGAGFDPARAQALFGVFERLHRESEFEGVGAGLALCRAIAQRHGASIEASAVPGQGCVIELDWPAAGDIDSGASRPANSI is encoded by the coding sequence ATGAGCGCGGCGGCCACGCCCGCCAGCGGCGCTAACGCCGACGCCGAAACCGACGCCTTGGCCCAGGCCCAGCGGCAGATCGCCGAGATGGCTGCCGCGCAGGAGGCCTTCATGCGCCGCGTGGTGCACGACCTGGGCGCGCCCCTGCGCCACGTGACGTCCTACGGCGCCCTGGTGCGCGAACTGCTGGGCGAGCTGCAGCAGCCGCCGGCGCAGGTCGCCGAGGCGCTGGAGTGCGTGGCCACCATGGAACAGTCCGCGCGCCGCATGGCGGCCATGCTGGAGGGGCTGCGCGCCATCGCCGAGGTCACGCGCGCGCCGCTGCGCTGCGCGGCGGTCGATCCGGCGGCACTTGCGCAGCAGGCGCGCGCCCAGCTCGAGGGCCGCGTGGCCGGGCGCGCCGTGCAGTGGGCCATCCAAGAGCGCATGCCTTCCGTGCAGGCCGATCCCGCGCTGCTGCGCAGCGTGTTCGAGCAGCTGCTGGACAACGCGCTGAAATTCAGCCGCAGCCGCGATCCGGCGCGCATCCAGGTGGCTGCCGAGGTCCAAGGCTCCCACGTGCGCATCACCGTCCAGGACAACGGCGCGGGGTTCGATCCGGCCCGCGCGCAGGCCCTGTTCGGCGTGTTCGAGCGCCTGCACCGGGAGTCCGAATTCGAGGGCGTGGGCGCAGGCCTGGCGCTGTGCCGCGCCATCGCGCAGCGCCACGGGGCATCCATCGAGGCCAGCGCCGTGCCAGGGCAGGGCTGCGTGATCGAGCTGGACTGGCCCGCCGCAGGCGATATAGACAGCGGCGCGTCCCGCCCGGCAAACTCTATATAG
- the glmU gene encoding bifunctional UDP-N-acetylglucosamine diphosphorylase/glucosamine-1-phosphate N-acetyltransferase GlmU: MTAAPLDIVVMAAGRGTRMKSRIPKVLQRLAGRPLLHHVLDQAAHLAPRRVVLVAGHGAMEVEASCQAFTPAEGLKDLKSVRQEPQLGTGHAVQQALPVLAGDGTVLVLSGDVPLTRAETLAALVAAAQPERLALLTVELPDPSGYGRIVRGAGDAVQRIVEHKDASDEQRAIREIYSGIMAVPARRLAPWLARLQSDNAQGEYYLTDIVAMAVADGVPVVAHRIEDALQVAGVNSPAQLAQLERAHQWRAAEGLMELGVRLADPARFELRQDARSGAPGELVCDQDVEIDVGCIFSGRVRLGEGARIGAYCHIANAEIGAGAVIHPYTHIDGEAVGVQVGDGALVGPFARLRPGAQLGREVHIGNFVEVKNSQLADGAKANHLAYLGDASVGERVNYGAGSITANYDGAHKHRTVIEADVHIGSNCVLVAPLTVGAGGTVGGGSTLTKSTPPGALTVARGRQASIPNWQRPAKRRSPE; the protein is encoded by the coding sequence ATGACAGCAGCCCCCCTGGACATCGTCGTCATGGCCGCCGGCCGCGGCACGCGCATGAAAAGCCGCATTCCCAAAGTCCTGCAGCGCCTGGCCGGCCGGCCACTGCTGCACCACGTGCTGGACCAGGCGGCGCACTTGGCGCCGCGCCGGGTGGTGCTGGTGGCCGGCCACGGCGCTATGGAAGTGGAAGCATCATGCCAAGCATTCACGCCGGCTGAAGGCCTGAAAGACCTGAAATCCGTGCGCCAGGAGCCGCAGCTGGGCACCGGCCACGCGGTGCAGCAGGCATTGCCTGTGCTCGCCGGCGACGGCACGGTGCTGGTGCTCTCGGGCGACGTGCCGCTGACCCGCGCCGAGACCCTGGCCGCGCTGGTCGCCGCCGCCCAGCCCGAGCGCCTGGCGCTGCTGACCGTCGAGCTGCCCGACCCCAGCGGCTACGGCCGCATCGTGCGCGGCGCGGGCGACGCGGTGCAGCGCATCGTCGAGCACAAGGACGCCAGCGACGAGCAGCGCGCCATCCGCGAGATCTACAGCGGCATCATGGCCGTGCCGGCGCGCCGCCTGGCGCCGTGGCTGGCGCGGCTGCAAAGCGACAACGCGCAGGGCGAGTACTACCTCACGGACATCGTCGCCATGGCGGTGGCGGACGGCGTGCCGGTGGTGGCGCACCGCATCGAGGACGCGCTGCAGGTGGCGGGCGTGAACAGCCCGGCGCAACTGGCGCAGCTGGAGCGCGCGCACCAGTGGCGCGCCGCCGAGGGCCTGATGGAGCTGGGGGTGCGCCTGGCCGACCCGGCGCGCTTCGAGCTGCGCCAGGACGCACGCAGCGGCGCGCCCGGCGAGCTGGTCTGCGACCAGGACGTGGAGATCGACGTGGGCTGCATCTTCAGCGGCCGCGTGCGACTGGGCGAGGGCGCGCGCATCGGCGCCTACTGCCACATCGCCAACGCCGAGATCGGCGCCGGCGCCGTGATTCATCCTTACACGCACATCGACGGCGAAGCGGTGGGCGTGCAGGTCGGGGACGGCGCACTGGTTGGCCCGTTCGCGCGGCTGCGCCCCGGCGCGCAGCTGGGGCGCGAGGTGCACATCGGCAACTTCGTCGAGGTGAAGAACTCGCAGTTGGCCGACGGCGCCAAGGCCAACCACCTGGCCTATTTGGGCGACGCCAGCGTGGGCGAGCGCGTGAACTACGGCGCCGGCAGCATCACCGCCAACTACGACGGCGCCCACAAGCACCGCACCGTCATCGAGGCCGACGTGCACATCGGCAGCAACTGCGTGCTGGTGGCGCCGCTCACGGTGGGCGCGGGCGGCACGGTGGGCGGTGGATCGACGCTGACCAAGAGCACGCCTCCCGGCGCGCTGACGGTGGCGCGCGGCAGGCAGGCCAGCATCCCCAACTGGCAGCGCCCGGCCAAGCGGCGCTCGCCGGAATGA
- a CDS encoding DUF2917 domain-containing protein, whose amino-acid sequence MTALQMPQTQQSPAAPGGGDTHWLPAAGACSLRAAAPMQLRVLQGRAWVTLGQGMGGWLHASGDLLLHAGQSVCVQPGQRAVVEPLDGRVLRYLWRRVPAPQASARQACAPAGACSA is encoded by the coding sequence ATGACCGCCCTGCAAATGCCCCAAACGCAACAATCCCCCGCCGCGCCGGGCGGCGGCGACACGCACTGGCTGCCCGCCGCCGGCGCCTGCAGCCTGCGCGCCGCCGCGCCCATGCAGCTGCGCGTGCTGCAGGGCCGCGCCTGGGTGACCCTGGGCCAGGGCATGGGCGGCTGGCTCCATGCCTCGGGCGATCTGCTGCTGCACGCCGGCCAGAGCGTGTGCGTGCAGCCGGGCCAGCGCGCGGTGGTCGAGCCGCTGGACGGCCGGGTGCTGCGCTACCTGTGGCGCCGCGTGCCGGCACCACAGGCATCGGCGCGCCAGGCCTGCGCGCCGGCGGGCGCCTGCAGCGCCTGA
- a CDS encoding LysR substrate-binding domain-containing protein: MPPPSPAFALPTTHLRTRPVAVGHWRAFLAVARHLNFRAAAEELALTQSAVSRQIQALEDEVGVPLFLRHTRAVELTSAGGQLQRAISPALERLDAAVRQVRLAAGRRSVAITTWASFASMWLIPRMEQFQRDNPDIDIRIDAGDAIVDLETADVDLALRSSAASHVAQGAQRLFGEQLAVVASPWLLASMPPIRSAADVAQFTLIEVGDAHRTPYFEWITWRRWLECAGLARQQPKRWLYFNYAQQIVQAALAGQGLALARMPLVAENLARGELVEVLPAQRLDSPLVYWLVPGPRSAQRPEVQAFCAWLLHEARLTRRAIGEEAPAAPGG; the protein is encoded by the coding sequence ATGCCGCCGCCCTCGCCCGCCTTCGCCCTGCCCACCACCCACCTGCGCACCCGGCCCGTGGCCGTCGGGCACTGGCGCGCTTTTCTGGCCGTCGCGCGGCACCTGAACTTCCGCGCCGCCGCCGAGGAGCTGGCGCTGACGCAGTCGGCGGTGAGCCGGCAGATCCAGGCGCTGGAGGACGAGGTCGGCGTGCCGCTGTTTTTGCGCCACACGCGCGCCGTGGAGCTGACCAGCGCCGGCGGGCAGCTGCAGCGCGCCATCTCGCCGGCGCTGGAGCGGCTGGACGCCGCCGTGCGCCAGGTGCGGCTGGCGGCCGGGCGGCGCAGCGTGGCCATCACCACCTGGGCCAGTTTTGCCTCGATGTGGCTGATTCCGCGCATGGAGCAGTTCCAGCGCGACAACCCGGACATCGACATCCGCATCGACGCGGGCGATGCCATAGTCGACCTGGAGACCGCCGACGTCGACCTGGCCCTGCGCTCCAGCGCGGCGTCGCACGTGGCGCAGGGCGCGCAGCGGCTCTTCGGCGAGCAACTCGCGGTGGTCGCCAGCCCCTGGCTGCTGGCCAGCATGCCGCCCATCCGCAGCGCGGCGGACGTGGCGCAGTTCACGCTGATCGAAGTCGGCGATGCGCACCGCACGCCGTACTTCGAGTGGATCACCTGGCGGCGCTGGCTGGAGTGCGCCGGCCTGGCACGCCAGCAGCCCAAGCGCTGGCTGTACTTCAACTACGCGCAGCAGATCGTGCAGGCGGCCCTGGCCGGCCAGGGCCTGGCGCTGGCACGCATGCCGCTGGTGGCCGAGAACCTGGCGCGCGGCGAGCTGGTGGAAGTGCTGCCGGCGCAGCGGCTGGATTCGCCGCTGGTCTACTGGCTGGTGCCCGGCCCGCGCAGCGCGCAGCGACCAGAGGTGCAGGCGTTTTGCGCCTGGCTGCTGCACGAGGCGCGGCTCACGCGCCGCGCCATCGGCGAGGAAGCGCCGGCCGCGCCGGGCGGCTGA
- the tyrS gene encoding tyrosine--tRNA ligase, which translates to MNQAVVTTFSHGVDVGQALEVSLRGVDELLPQDEWARKLARSATTGQPLRIKLGLDPTAPDIHLGHTVVLNKMRQLQDLGHQVIFLIGDFTTLIGDPSGRNSTRPPLTAEQIKANAETYYAQAAKVLDPARTEIRYNSEWSDQLGARGMIELAAKYTVARMMERNDFHQRFTDGSSISLHEFLYPLLQGYDSVALKSDLELGGTDQKFNLLMGRHLQQEWGQEPQCVLTMPLLVGLDGVDKMSKSKHNYIGITEDANTMFAKVLSISDTLMWDWYTLLSFKSLAEIAALQREVQEGRNPKDAKVMLAREITARFHSAAAADAAEADFHNRSRGGIPDEIAEVRLSGAPLAIGALLKQAGLAPSTSEANRLIDGGGVRVDGSAVGDRALRLDAGSYVVQVGKRKFARVHLD; encoded by the coding sequence ATGAATCAAGCAGTCGTTACAACTTTCTCGCATGGTGTCGATGTAGGACAGGCGCTCGAAGTCTCCTTGCGCGGCGTGGACGAGCTGCTGCCGCAGGACGAATGGGCGAGAAAGCTTGCCCGCTCGGCCACCACCGGCCAGCCCCTGCGCATCAAGCTCGGACTGGACCCGACGGCGCCCGACATCCACCTGGGCCACACCGTGGTGCTCAACAAGATGCGCCAGCTGCAGGACCTGGGCCATCAGGTCATCTTCCTGATCGGCGACTTCACCACGCTGATCGGTGACCCGTCCGGGCGCAACAGCACGCGCCCGCCGCTCACCGCCGAGCAGATCAAAGCCAACGCCGAGACTTATTACGCGCAAGCCGCCAAGGTGCTGGACCCGGCGCGCACCGAGATTCGCTACAACAGCGAGTGGAGCGACCAGCTGGGCGCGCGCGGCATGATCGAGCTGGCCGCCAAGTACACCGTGGCGCGCATGATGGAGAGGAACGACTTCCACCAGCGCTTCACCGACGGCAGCTCCATCAGCTTGCATGAATTCTTGTACCCGCTCTTGCAGGGCTACGACTCGGTGGCCTTGAAGAGCGACCTGGAGCTGGGCGGCACCGACCAGAAATTCAACCTGCTCATGGGCCGGCACCTGCAGCAGGAATGGGGCCAGGAGCCGCAGTGCGTGCTCACCATGCCGCTGCTGGTCGGCCTGGATGGCGTGGACAAGATGTCCAAGTCCAAGCACAACTACATCGGCATCACCGAGGACGCCAACACCATGTTCGCCAAGGTGCTGTCGATTTCGGACACGCTGATGTGGGACTGGTACACGCTGCTGTCGTTCAAGAGCCTGGCCGAGATCGCCGCCCTGCAGCGCGAAGTGCAGGAGGGGCGCAACCCCAAGGACGCGAAAGTCATGCTGGCGCGCGAGATCACGGCGCGTTTTCACAGCGCAGCCGCGGCCGACGCGGCAGAGGCCGATTTCCACAACCGCAGCCGCGGCGGCATCCCGGACGAGATTGCCGAGGTGCGACTGTCCGGCGCGCCGCTGGCCATCGGCGCGCTGCTCAAGCAGGCGGGCCTGGCGCCATCGACCAGCGAGGCCAACCGGCTGATCGACGGCGGCGGCGTGCGTGTCGACGGCAGCGCCGTGGGCGATCGCGCATTGCGCCTGGATGCGGGCAGCTATGTGGTGCAGGTGGGCAAGCGCAAGTTCGCGCGCGTGCATCTGGACTGA
- a CDS encoding M23 family metallopeptidase — MKNNLTAACVAFLDQAARTVRKHPKRITAALATVLLTGGGGAFAVASLGPDPAELPVSTVQESVESLAGEITLASLMDSMPGYSLYRSDVTRNADTAEAILQRLGVADPAASAFLRGNDLVRQNLLGRAGRSLTLEATDDHRLQRLVARWALDDSPNFQRLVVERGADDSFSARIESAPLTVSSRLASGVIRSSLFAATDAAAIPDTVAVQLAEIFSSNIDFRRALRKDDRFSVVYETLEADGEPLRSGRVLSAEFLNNGKSHSAVWFQDKAAAKGAYYTLDGQSMRRAYLTSPVAYTRISSGFAMRMHPIQKTWRAHLGTDMAAPSGTPVRTVGDGVVDYAGVQNGYGNVVYVKHQNQHVTVYAHLSRIDVRKGQAVDQGDTIGAVGATGWATGPHLHFEFRVNGEHQDPMSIARQSDAAQPISAASRKSFDALAGNMRVLLSSAALVQQASAE, encoded by the coding sequence TTGAAAAACAACCTGACCGCCGCCTGCGTGGCCTTTCTCGATCAAGCCGCGCGCACGGTCCGCAAGCACCCGAAACGCATCACCGCCGCTCTCGCCACCGTCCTGCTCACGGGCGGTGGCGGCGCTTTCGCCGTGGCCTCGCTCGGCCCCGATCCGGCCGAGCTGCCCGTCAGCACGGTGCAGGAAAGCGTCGAATCGCTGGCCGGCGAGATCACGCTGGCCAGCCTGATGGACAGCATGCCCGGCTACTCGCTGTACCGCTCGGACGTCACGCGCAACGCCGACACCGCCGAGGCCATCCTGCAGCGCCTGGGCGTGGCCGATCCGGCCGCCTCGGCCTTCCTGCGTGGCAACGACTTGGTGCGCCAAAACCTGCTGGGCCGCGCTGGCCGCTCATTGACGCTGGAGGCGACCGACGACCACCGGCTGCAGCGCCTGGTGGCGCGCTGGGCGCTCGATGACTCGCCCAACTTTCAGCGCCTGGTGGTCGAGCGCGGCGCGGATGACTCCTTCAGCGCGCGCATCGAGAGCGCGCCGCTCACGGTGAGCAGCCGGCTGGCCAGCGGGGTGATCCGCTCGTCGCTGTTCGCCGCCACCGATGCCGCCGCCATCCCCGACACGGTGGCCGTGCAACTGGCCGAGATTTTTTCCAGCAACATCGACTTTCGCCGCGCGCTGCGCAAGGACGACCGGTTCTCGGTGGTCTACGAAACGCTGGAGGCCGACGGCGAGCCGCTGCGCAGCGGCCGTGTGCTGAGCGCCGAGTTCCTCAATAACGGCAAGTCGCACAGCGCGGTGTGGTTCCAGGACAAGGCAGCCGCCAAGGGCGCCTACTACACGCTGGACGGCCAAAGCATGCGCCGCGCCTACCTGACCTCGCCCGTGGCCTACACGCGCATCTCCAGCGGCTTCGCCATGCGCATGCACCCCATCCAGAAGACCTGGCGCGCCCACCTGGGCACCGACATGGCCGCGCCCAGCGGCACGCCGGTGCGCACCGTGGGCGATGGCGTGGTCGACTACGCCGGCGTGCAAAACGGCTACGGCAACGTGGTCTACGTCAAGCACCAAAATCAGCACGTCACCGTCTACGCCCACCTGAGCCGCATCGACGTGCGCAAGGGCCAGGCGGTGGACCAGGGCGACACCATCGGCGCCGTCGGCGCCACGGGCTGGGCCACGGGCCCGCACCTGCACTTCGAGTTCCGCGTGAACGGCGAGCACCAGGACCCCATGTCGATTGCCCGCCAAAGCGACGCGGCGCAGCCCATCTCGGCCGCTTCGCGCAAGAGCTTCGACGCGCTGGCCGGCAACATGCGCGTGCTGCTGTCCTCGGCAGCGCTGGTGCAGCAAGCCAGCGCCGAGTGA